A portion of the Rhodococcus pseudokoreensis genome contains these proteins:
- the fabG gene encoding 3-oxoacyl-ACP reductase FabG, with the protein MNLTCDFSTRTVLVTGAAQGIGKAIAEFFRTAGARVAVADRDASELEKAWGSPSQTVLPVAMDVADPTSVASGVGIIVDTWGSVDVAVNNAGIARDSVVWKLTDDQWKAVLDVHLGGTFNVTRAVVPHMRKAGFGRIVNVTSYTGMHGNVGQANYAAAKGGIIAFTKTVAKETARFGITANAISPNAATAMVAAIPAERLAEMTETVPLGRFADPSEMAAAVAFLASEEASYITGVVLPVDGGVSM; encoded by the coding sequence ATGAACCTGACCTGTGACTTCTCAACCAGGACCGTACTCGTCACCGGAGCAGCCCAAGGCATCGGCAAGGCGATTGCCGAGTTCTTCCGTACTGCCGGGGCACGCGTCGCGGTCGCCGACCGCGATGCGTCCGAACTGGAGAAGGCGTGGGGCTCGCCGTCGCAGACCGTGCTCCCGGTGGCCATGGACGTGGCCGATCCGACATCGGTGGCGTCGGGGGTCGGCATCATCGTCGACACCTGGGGGTCCGTGGACGTGGCGGTCAACAACGCCGGAATCGCTCGCGACTCAGTGGTGTGGAAGCTGACCGACGATCAATGGAAGGCCGTGCTCGACGTCCACCTCGGCGGAACCTTCAACGTCACCCGCGCCGTGGTACCCCACATGCGGAAGGCCGGCTTCGGTCGGATCGTCAACGTTACGTCCTACACGGGCATGCACGGCAACGTCGGACAAGCAAACTACGCGGCCGCCAAGGGCGGCATCATTGCCTTCACCAAGACCGTCGCCAAGGAAACCGCACGATTCGGCATCACGGCGAACGCGATCTCGCCGAACGCCGCGACGGCGATGGTGGCAGCGATCCCGGCCGAGCGCCTCGCCGAGATGACGGAGACGGTGCCGCTCGGGCGGTTCGCCGACCCCTCCGAGATGGCTGCCGCTGTCGCATTCCTGGCATCGGAGGAAGCGAGCTACATCACCGGTGTGGTTCTGCCCGTCGACGGTGGCGTGTCGATGTAG
- a CDS encoding bifunctional 3,4-dihydroxy-2-butanone-4-phosphate synthase/GTP cyclohydrolase II, with product MPQKEITVTTSTIETALTDLRAGRLVVVVDDPSRENEGDLIGCAAAITADQVAFMVHHSTGILCAPMSAARADKLDLPQMVGDNTDCHHTAFTITVDHVDTTTGVSAADRARTLRALADPDCHTSDLRRPGHVFPLVARAGGVLERAGHTEAAVDLLTLAGLPTVGVIAEIVEESGAMRAGQSLENFVDEHQLTKITITDLVRYRRERAPSVIATGSAELPTEFGHFRAHAYRATDDDTEHLALTVGDLTAYTSNPAGVLVRVHSECLTGDLAGSLRCDCGVQFRESMRRIAAEGVGVLVYLRGHEGRGIGLGHKLRAYTLQENGADTVEANEALGLPVDSRDYRVGAEILVDLGVRRMRLITNNPEKYTGLDGYGLEIAERVQLPVHTTPENVAYLRTKRDRMGHLLDIPPAVGN from the coding sequence TTGCCCCAAAAGGAGATCACGGTGACGACATCGACAATCGAGACGGCGCTGACGGACCTTCGCGCCGGACGGCTGGTGGTAGTGGTCGACGACCCGAGCCGCGAGAACGAAGGTGATCTCATCGGCTGCGCGGCGGCCATCACTGCCGACCAGGTCGCATTCATGGTGCACCACAGCACCGGCATCCTCTGCGCCCCGATGTCTGCGGCGCGCGCCGACAAGCTGGACCTGCCCCAGATGGTCGGCGACAACACCGACTGCCACCACACAGCATTCACCATCACCGTCGACCACGTCGATACCACGACGGGTGTCTCGGCGGCCGACCGAGCCCGAACCCTCCGCGCCCTCGCCGACCCCGACTGCCACACCTCGGACCTGCGCCGACCTGGCCACGTGTTCCCACTCGTGGCCCGGGCCGGCGGCGTTCTCGAACGCGCCGGCCACACCGAAGCGGCGGTCGACCTACTGACCTTGGCTGGGCTTCCGACAGTCGGGGTGATCGCCGAGATCGTCGAGGAGTCCGGCGCGATGCGCGCCGGCCAGTCGCTCGAGAACTTCGTCGACGAACACCAGCTCACCAAGATCACCATCACCGACCTCGTCCGGTACCGACGCGAGCGGGCACCTTCTGTCATCGCGACCGGCAGCGCCGAACTGCCCACCGAGTTCGGTCACTTTCGGGCCCACGCGTACCGGGCCACCGACGACGACACCGAACATCTCGCGCTGACGGTCGGCGACCTGACCGCGTACACGAGCAACCCGGCCGGCGTACTCGTCCGGGTCCACAGCGAATGCCTCACCGGGGATCTGGCCGGGTCGCTGCGCTGCGACTGCGGAGTCCAGTTCCGTGAGTCGATGCGTCGCATCGCCGCAGAGGGGGTCGGCGTCCTCGTGTATCTGCGCGGACACGAGGGCCGGGGAATCGGGCTCGGTCACAAGCTACGCGCCTACACCCTGCAGGAGAACGGCGCCGATACGGTCGAGGCCAACGAGGCGCTGGGTCTGCCCGTCGACAGCCGCGACTACCGCGTCGGCGCGGAGATCCTCGTCGACCTCGGTGTGCGACGAATGCGTTTGATCACCAACAATCCCGAGAAGTACACCGGGCTCGATGGCTACGGCCTCGAGATCGCCGAACGGGTGCAGCTTCCAGTGCATACCACTCCGGAGAACGTGGCCTACCTGCGTACCAAGAGGGACCGGATGGGGCACCTGCTCGACATCCCTCCGGCGGTCGGGAACTGA
- a CDS encoding flavin reductase family protein — MTANITADTETPTFREAMARFPSGVTIVTTVDEQGRRRGFTASSFCALSMDPQLVLVCLATSAECHASFERAETWLVHIAGMEHEAIARRFATRGADKFAGDDFTPHSSGLPHLADAPVVLECRAHARYPGGDHTILVGEVVSVGLGEPTPVVYYDRTFTPAPLSGQN; from the coding sequence ATGACCGCCAACATCACGGCCGACACCGAGACCCCCACCTTCCGAGAGGCGATGGCACGATTCCCCAGCGGCGTCACCATCGTCACGACGGTGGACGAACAGGGTCGTCGGCGAGGTTTCACCGCGAGCTCGTTCTGTGCTTTGTCGATGGATCCTCAGTTGGTCCTCGTCTGCCTCGCCACCAGTGCGGAGTGCCACGCGAGTTTCGAGCGAGCGGAGACGTGGCTCGTCCATATCGCCGGAATGGAGCATGAGGCGATCGCCCGACGGTTCGCGACCCGCGGCGCCGACAAGTTCGCCGGCGACGACTTCACCCCCCACTCGTCGGGGCTGCCGCACCTCGCGGACGCTCCAGTCGTCCTCGAGTGCCGGGCGCACGCACGCTATCCCGGCGGGGATCACACGATCCTCGTCGGGGAGGTGGTGTCGGTCGGACTGGGCGAACCGACCCCGGTCGTCTACTACGACCGTACCTTCACTCCGGCGCCGCTCTCTGGCCAGAACTGA
- a CDS encoding sigma-54-dependent Fis family transcriptional regulator — MSLDDRTRTLLHERELFLEGADPAQRGIVRKEIAQSWKRSLMYGLEPERSRPTFRPEPQSSEQLLSVAVPVIESKRGALVDSSSSLTVTDANGWVVARWVEDSRFSRRLDRHDVLPGYSFAETTVGTNSGGMVLETGRPALVAGPEHFFEESLQLTCAGAPIHHPITKRLIGTLNLTCRYSDTNPIMLSWVCEVAAQITQALATLATRREQLLFEAFLADNRDSRHAVICLDEQTIISNAAAARILGPSDQAILWEHAARTLQSGADAVPEKTVSLADGAAVGVDVLPVTDGPATVGALLRLKITSHPSRSGHAQETAPVLGQLVGTSPAWRAMCHAVTDTGTRALLLTGEPGVGKFAVARALADESGTAVVDALAQSATSVDWGTALADAIGPNPSLLILRHIEALDPDALRATATAIARARARQIRVVATTSTPVTALTRLMDWFDRVVEVPALADRAGDLPLLLEAVSKRYSPPNEKVCWMPDAVQALSRIDWDRNVAGLDALVRELVAGRSRRYIGAQDLPIEHRVQASRRQLQGLEQMEAKAIMNALRDAGGNKRLAADRLGIARSTLYRKVRSLGIDIDSANF; from the coding sequence TTGTCGCTCGACGACCGTACTCGTACCTTGCTGCATGAGCGTGAGCTCTTCCTCGAAGGCGCGGACCCGGCCCAACGGGGCATCGTCCGCAAGGAGATCGCGCAGTCCTGGAAACGATCACTGATGTACGGACTCGAGCCGGAGCGCTCACGACCCACCTTCCGTCCGGAACCGCAATCGTCGGAGCAACTGTTGTCCGTGGCGGTCCCGGTGATCGAATCCAAGCGCGGTGCCCTCGTCGATTCGTCGAGCAGCCTAACGGTGACGGACGCGAACGGTTGGGTTGTCGCGCGGTGGGTCGAGGACAGCCGCTTCTCCCGGCGCCTGGACCGGCACGACGTGCTTCCCGGGTACTCCTTCGCCGAGACCACGGTGGGCACCAACAGCGGCGGTATGGTCCTCGAAACCGGGCGTCCCGCGCTCGTCGCCGGTCCCGAGCACTTCTTCGAGGAGTCGCTGCAGCTCACCTGCGCCGGCGCGCCGATCCACCATCCGATCACCAAACGGCTGATCGGAACGCTGAATCTGACCTGCCGGTACAGCGATACAAACCCGATCATGTTGTCCTGGGTGTGCGAGGTCGCAGCCCAGATCACACAGGCGCTCGCCACCTTGGCAACTCGCCGCGAACAGCTTCTGTTCGAGGCATTCCTCGCTGACAACCGCGACAGCCGACACGCGGTGATCTGTCTCGACGAGCAAACCATCATCAGCAACGCCGCGGCCGCCCGTATCCTCGGGCCGTCCGATCAGGCGATTCTGTGGGAGCACGCTGCCAGGACGCTGCAATCCGGCGCTGATGCGGTCCCCGAGAAGACGGTTTCGCTTGCAGACGGAGCAGCGGTCGGCGTCGACGTGCTGCCGGTGACCGACGGCCCCGCCACCGTTGGTGCACTCCTTCGGCTCAAGATCACCAGCCACCCGTCTCGAAGCGGTCATGCGCAAGAAACCGCGCCCGTGCTCGGACAGCTCGTCGGAACTTCGCCTGCTTGGCGGGCGATGTGCCACGCGGTGACCGACACAGGCACCCGCGCACTGCTGCTGACCGGCGAACCCGGAGTCGGAAAGTTTGCCGTTGCTCGTGCGCTGGCCGACGAGTCCGGCACCGCAGTGGTCGACGCCCTGGCACAATCGGCCACGAGTGTGGACTGGGGAACCGCGCTCGCCGATGCCATCGGCCCGAATCCGTCGCTGCTGATTCTCCGGCATATCGAGGCCCTCGACCCAGATGCCCTGCGCGCGACTGCAACCGCGATCGCGCGGGCCCGTGCCAGGCAGATCCGAGTCGTGGCAACCACAAGCACACCGGTCACCGCACTCACGCGGTTGATGGACTGGTTCGACCGAGTTGTCGAGGTTCCAGCGCTCGCCGACCGTGCAGGCGATCTTCCGCTGCTGCTCGAGGCGGTGAGCAAGCGCTACAGTCCGCCCAACGAGAAGGTCTGCTGGATGCCGGATGCAGTCCAGGCACTCAGCCGCATCGACTGGGATCGCAATGTCGCCGGGCTCGACGCACTCGTTCGTGAGCTCGTCGCAGGCCGCAGTCGTCGGTACATCGGAGCGCAGGACCTGCCGATCGAGCACCGCGTACAGGCGTCCCGCCGGCAACTGCAGGGGCTCGAACAGATGGAGGCGAAGGCCATCATGAATGCACTCCGCGACGCCGGCGGCAACAAGCGCCTCGCCGCGGATCGGCTCGGGATCGCGCGATCCACTCTGTACCGGAAGGTCAGGTCACTCGGCATCGACATCGATTCCGCCAATTTCTGA
- a CDS encoding acyl-CoA dehydrogenase family protein, protein MPLIAGDEEMLLRETVARIVAKYGHDYYQKCSATGAPMQALWDELGRNGYLGLNIAEEYGGSGAGLTQQAIVSEELAAGGCPELAMVLSQGIAGSVFGRHGTEEQKRQYLPGIASGEKKFVFALTEPDAGSNSHNVSTIATRDGDDYIVKGTKYYISGIDHCDHFLLVARTGTDEKTGRGKLTLFVVDPDVEGLTRELIPTALSAPERQFTLFFDNVRIPAERVVGEVDKGLMPLFDGLNPERVLSAVICTGIARYAIEKACRYVKERTVWGTAPIGSYQAVQHPLAAAKIELEAARGMTWKAAALYDAGLPAGEAANMAKYLASKAGHHALDTAIQVHGGNGLALEYGLADLWSIVRLQQIAPVSSEMVLNHIAQHTLGLPRSY, encoded by the coding sequence CTGCCGCTCATCGCAGGTGACGAGGAAATGCTCCTGCGGGAGACGGTCGCCCGCATCGTCGCCAAGTACGGTCACGACTACTACCAGAAGTGTTCGGCGACCGGCGCACCGATGCAGGCCCTGTGGGACGAGCTCGGCCGTAACGGCTACCTCGGCCTCAACATCGCGGAGGAATACGGCGGCAGCGGCGCCGGCCTGACCCAACAGGCGATCGTCAGCGAAGAGCTGGCGGCGGGCGGCTGCCCGGAGCTGGCCATGGTGCTCTCCCAGGGCATCGCGGGCAGCGTGTTCGGACGGCACGGCACCGAGGAACAGAAGCGGCAGTACCTTCCCGGAATCGCGAGTGGCGAGAAGAAATTCGTCTTCGCGCTGACCGAGCCGGACGCCGGTTCGAACTCACACAACGTGTCCACCATCGCGACCCGCGACGGTGACGACTACATCGTCAAGGGCACCAAGTACTACATCTCGGGTATCGACCACTGTGATCACTTCCTCCTCGTGGCCCGGACCGGCACCGACGAGAAGACCGGCCGCGGAAAACTGACGTTGTTCGTCGTCGACCCAGACGTCGAGGGATTGACTCGCGAGCTCATTCCGACGGCACTGTCCGCGCCCGAACGCCAGTTCACGCTCTTCTTCGACAACGTGCGCATCCCGGCCGAACGGGTCGTCGGCGAAGTCGACAAGGGTCTGATGCCACTGTTCGACGGCCTGAACCCCGAAAGGGTATTGAGTGCAGTGATCTGCACGGGCATCGCCCGCTACGCCATCGAGAAGGCGTGCCGTTACGTCAAGGAACGGACCGTGTGGGGCACGGCCCCGATCGGCAGCTATCAGGCGGTCCAGCACCCCCTGGCGGCCGCCAAGATCGAGCTGGAGGCAGCCCGCGGCATGACGTGGAAGGCGGCCGCGCTCTACGACGCAGGCCTGCCGGCAGGGGAAGCGGCGAACATGGCGAAGTATCTCGCCTCCAAGGCCGGGCACCATGCCCTCGACACCGCCATCCAGGTCCACGGTGGTAACGGTTTGGCGCTCGAGTACGGACTGGCCGACCTGTGGTCGATCGTGCGCCTGCAGCAGATCGCGCCGGTGTCCTCGGAAATGGTCCTCAATCACATCGCCCAGCACACCCTCGGTCTGCCCCGTTCCTACTGA
- a CDS encoding MaoC family dehydratase — MSTNEITPGSAIPSFVVDSVDGEHIRQIALILDDPNPIHFDLDAVAAAGMGDREINQGGSTMAYIIDMITSWAGTRSALQRIKCRFRDNVRAGDTVTAGGTVLEVTGGGDNRRALCDVWVDRGDGKRVIDGTVVVAIPED, encoded by the coding sequence ATGTCCACCAACGAGATCACGCCCGGTTCTGCCATCCCGTCGTTCGTCGTGGACTCGGTCGACGGTGAACACATCCGACAGATCGCACTGATCCTCGACGACCCCAACCCCATCCACTTCGATCTGGACGCGGTGGCGGCCGCAGGTATGGGTGACCGGGAAATCAATCAGGGCGGCTCGACGATGGCGTACATCATCGACATGATCACCTCGTGGGCCGGCACCCGGTCAGCCCTTCAGCGCATCAAGTGCCGATTCCGCGACAACGTCCGCGCCGGCGACACGGTCACCGCCGGCGGCACGGTGCTCGAGGTGACCGGTGGCGGCGACAACCGCCGCGCACTGTGCGACGTCTGGGTCGACCGAGGTGACGGCAAGCGCGTCATCGACGGAACGGTCGTCGTCGCCATTCCCGAAGATTGA
- a CDS encoding class I adenylate-forming enzyme family protein: MHVNLSNILVRVAARQPDAVAIRFGGDELTFEQFVTISRQFSAFLDSVGVAPGDRVGIYASNRLESFCFLLGIWMSGAIAVPYNLSVPRGPLRHAVEDSDPTLIVVADSEVELIQDVCDGLGGAERILAVGPNAATAGATWTWHDVTTLPEREEIVPRLDGDEALLMYTSGSTGTPKGVRQTHRTTGAAVDATIDIFGLNADDSALVCTPLFHVGGLQLISLPVLVAGGSVTLMSKWDPIGWVDLARRWSPSYVALVPTMAIDVANRMSGAEPVQLRSVRICAVGGSGLPEGPLRRFRDATGICSVINIYGQTEQNGLAASERIGENPLPVCLGRPLEQVVQWQLVDPTTQQRVADGSGEIGELQVRGDAVTPGYWKRPDADAERFVDGWFRTGDLMRVRPDGQLEYVERIDDMIISGGENVYPQMVENYLASSPDVAEVAVIGTPHERWVEQVTAIVVASRSGVTVSDIAEFCQHHPDLRGLSRPRRIEMVSALPRTGNNKINKPELKRMFR; the protein is encoded by the coding sequence ATGCACGTGAACCTTTCCAACATCCTCGTCCGCGTCGCAGCGCGCCAGCCCGACGCGGTCGCAATCCGATTCGGCGGTGACGAGCTGACGTTCGAGCAGTTCGTCACCATCTCCCGGCAGTTCTCGGCGTTCCTCGACTCGGTCGGTGTAGCACCTGGCGATCGGGTCGGGATCTACGCCTCCAACCGCCTCGAGTCCTTTTGCTTTCTCCTCGGGATCTGGATGTCGGGCGCGATCGCGGTGCCGTATAACCTGTCCGTCCCGCGGGGACCCCTGCGGCACGCTGTCGAAGACTCCGATCCCACGCTGATTGTGGTTGCCGACAGCGAGGTCGAGCTGATCCAGGACGTGTGCGACGGGCTTGGCGGCGCGGAGCGAATCCTGGCGGTGGGGCCGAACGCCGCAACAGCCGGCGCGACCTGGACGTGGCACGACGTGACGACGCTGCCCGAGCGTGAGGAGATTGTTCCTCGGCTCGACGGAGACGAAGCGCTGCTGATGTACACCAGCGGCTCGACCGGAACCCCCAAGGGTGTTCGGCAAACTCACCGGACCACTGGGGCCGCTGTCGACGCCACGATTGACATCTTCGGCTTGAACGCCGACGACAGCGCACTTGTGTGCACCCCCCTGTTCCATGTCGGCGGCCTGCAACTGATCTCGCTTCCGGTCCTGGTCGCTGGTGGGTCGGTCACGCTGATGTCGAAATGGGATCCGATCGGGTGGGTCGATCTGGCGCGGCGTTGGTCACCGAGCTATGTGGCGTTGGTGCCGACCATGGCGATCGATGTGGCCAATCGCATGAGCGGGGCGGAACCGGTGCAGCTGCGTAGCGTGCGGATCTGCGCGGTCGGTGGGTCGGGACTTCCGGAAGGTCCGCTGCGACGGTTCCGTGATGCAACCGGGATCTGCTCGGTCATCAACATCTATGGCCAAACCGAGCAGAACGGGTTGGCCGCAAGTGAACGAATCGGAGAGAACCCGCTGCCGGTGTGTTTGGGTCGGCCACTCGAACAGGTGGTGCAGTGGCAGTTGGTCGACCCGACCACTCAGCAGCGCGTCGCCGATGGCAGCGGTGAAATCGGCGAACTGCAGGTGCGCGGTGACGCTGTGACACCCGGGTACTGGAAGCGGCCTGACGCCGATGCCGAACGGTTCGTCGACGGCTGGTTTCGAACGGGTGACCTGATGAGGGTTCGGCCCGACGGGCAGCTCGAATACGTCGAGCGGATCGACGACATGATCATCAGCGGCGGTGAGAACGTCTATCCCCAGATGGTGGAGAACTACCTGGCCTCTTCCCCGGACGTCGCCGAAGTCGCAGTGATCGGCACGCCACACGAACGGTGGGTCGAACAGGTGACAGCGATCGTCGTCGCGTCCCGTTCGGGAGTGACAGTGTCCGACATTGCCGAGTTCTGTCAGCACCATCCCGATCTGAGGGGGCTGTCACGCCCCCGACGGATCGAGATGGTCTCTGCGCTGCCGCGAACCGGGAACAACAAGATCAACAAGCCGGAGCTCAAGCGGATGTTCCGCTGA
- a CDS encoding mycofactocin-coupled SDR family oxidoreductase produces the protein MGRVEGKVALITGAARGQGREHAIRLAEEGADIIAVDVPREIIDIAYDAGTADELAETARFVEKLGRRVVTLDVDVRDAEALTNGVTGAVAELGRLDIVSANAGIASNPHLAHEIPEATWQQMLDINLTGVWHTAKAAIPHLIAGGQGGAIVLTSSAAGLKGYAHIAHYVSAKHGVVGLMRSLANELASYGIRVNSIHPTQVDTPMIQNEGTYRIFRPDLETPTREDFEPASAATNALPIPWVEPRDVSNALLFLVSDEARYITGATLPVDAGCLIK, from the coding sequence GTGGGTCGAGTAGAGGGCAAGGTCGCACTGATCACAGGAGCGGCACGAGGCCAGGGGCGAGAGCACGCGATTCGCCTCGCCGAAGAAGGAGCGGACATCATTGCGGTGGATGTCCCACGCGAGATCATCGACATCGCGTACGACGCCGGGACGGCCGACGAACTCGCCGAGACCGCCCGCTTCGTCGAAAAGCTCGGTCGCCGTGTAGTCACGCTCGACGTTGACGTCCGCGACGCCGAGGCCCTGACGAATGGAGTGACCGGGGCTGTCGCCGAACTCGGTCGACTCGACATCGTCTCCGCCAACGCCGGTATCGCGAGCAATCCGCACCTGGCGCACGAGATTCCCGAAGCGACGTGGCAGCAGATGCTCGACATCAACCTCACCGGTGTCTGGCACACGGCCAAGGCCGCCATCCCGCACCTGATCGCGGGCGGCCAGGGCGGCGCGATCGTCCTCACCAGTTCGGCGGCGGGACTGAAGGGCTACGCCCACATCGCCCACTACGTCTCCGCCAAGCACGGCGTCGTCGGGCTGATGCGCAGCCTCGCGAACGAGCTCGCTTCGTACGGCATCCGGGTGAACTCCATCCACCCCACCCAGGTCGACACTCCGATGATCCAGAACGAAGGCACGTACCGAATCTTCCGCCCGGACCTCGAGACTCCGACCCGTGAGGACTTCGAGCCTGCGTCGGCGGCGACGAACGCCCTGCCGATTCCGTGGGTGGAACCGCGGGACGTCAGCAATGCCCTGCTGTTCCTGGTCTCGGACGAGGCCCGGTACATCACCGGCGCCACCCTGCCCGTCGACGCGGGATGCCTGATCAAGTGA
- a CDS encoding CaiB/BaiF CoA transferase family protein gives MTDAHHGPLAGIRVLELAGLGPAPHTALMLADLGADVVRVQRPDPSGRPAQDPTLRGRRIVSANLKDPNDLDDVRALALKADILIEGFRPGVAERLGLGPDALVNDNPGLIYGRMTGWGQDGPWAAKPGHDINFIAATGVLNAIGPAEGPPLPPLNLVGDFGGGSMFLIAGLLAALVERTRSGRGQVVDAAMLDGILTLTHSVWAMRAAGDWTDERGANVLDGGAPYYDSYRTADGGYMAVGAIEPQFYQALLDGLAVEEAPDRDDRSQWPELRELFATAFATRTRAEWETIFDSLDACVTPVLSFDEVSGHPQVSHRQAIGHRDGVLQPGAAPRLSRTPNRAGQAAVILTDITSIW, from the coding sequence GTGACCGACGCGCACCACGGGCCCCTCGCCGGAATCCGAGTCCTCGAACTCGCCGGCCTGGGGCCCGCCCCACATACAGCACTCATGCTGGCCGACCTCGGTGCCGACGTCGTCCGCGTGCAACGCCCAGACCCCTCCGGTCGCCCGGCCCAGGACCCGACGCTGCGCGGACGGCGAATAGTCAGTGCGAACTTGAAGGACCCGAATGACCTCGATGACGTCCGCGCGCTCGCGCTGAAAGCCGACATCCTGATCGAAGGTTTCAGACCGGGAGTCGCCGAGCGGCTCGGCCTCGGCCCGGACGCCCTCGTCAACGACAATCCCGGCCTGATCTACGGGCGAATGACCGGGTGGGGTCAGGACGGCCCCTGGGCCGCAAAACCCGGCCACGACATCAACTTCATCGCCGCCACGGGTGTACTGAACGCGATCGGACCAGCTGAAGGTCCGCCGCTGCCGCCGCTCAATCTCGTCGGCGACTTCGGTGGCGGCTCGATGTTCCTGATCGCGGGGCTGCTGGCCGCGCTCGTCGAGCGCACGCGGTCCGGACGCGGCCAGGTCGTGGACGCGGCGATGCTCGATGGAATCCTGACTCTGACCCACTCGGTCTGGGCGATGCGAGCCGCCGGCGACTGGACCGATGAGCGAGGTGCGAACGTGCTCGATGGGGGTGCGCCGTATTACGACAGCTACCGGACCGCCGATGGCGGCTACATGGCCGTGGGAGCGATCGAGCCGCAGTTCTACCAGGCGCTCCTCGACGGTCTCGCCGTCGAGGAGGCACCCGATCGCGACGACCGGTCCCAATGGCCGGAGTTGCGTGAGTTGTTCGCAACTGCGTTCGCGACCCGGACCCGCGCCGAGTGGGAGACGATCTTCGATTCGCTCGACGCCTGCGTGACCCCCGTGCTGTCATTCGACGAAGTCTCCGGCCATCCTCAGGTGTCCCACCGGCAGGCGATCGGCCACCGTGACGGCGTGCTGCAGCCGGGTGCGGCGCCGCGCCTGTCCCGAACCCCCAACCGGGCTGGTCAGGCCGCAGTGATCCTGACGGACATCACCTCGATCTGGTGA
- a CDS encoding MFS transporter — translation MADSKSLRRLLVSALSASTLEWYDFFIYGTAAALVFNKVFFPEVSPIVGTIAAFATFGVGFLFRPLGGIIFGHYGDRLGRKSMLVVAMLVMGVATFLIGLIPSYAQIGIAAPVILLVLRAVQGIAVGGQYGGAMLIVTENAPSNRRGLFGSFAQVGPSLAVILSNIVFLVVVASMSTEALQSWGWRIPFLLSAIVVALGLYIQITIEDSDEFKQLQARAAEQKSADVPVRSRSPIVTALREHPREVLQAAGMILVVQVYYYILTVFLVSFATEAGVSKSTALWVVLLSSAVTVASIPMFALVSDKVGRKRVLVIAAVATTASAFPFVMLVGTGSIWLMLVAGLLAGVTLGALYGPMAAFYYEMFPAEVRYSGASLGYQLGAVLGGGFAPLIATSLFAWTGTVLSVGAYVTAAGLLSIWAVGSARETYRPAAASRSEETVDVSSI, via the coding sequence ATGGCGGACAGTAAGAGCCTTCGGCGGTTGCTCGTCTCGGCGCTGAGCGCCAGCACGCTCGAGTGGTACGACTTCTTCATCTACGGGACCGCGGCGGCACTGGTCTTCAACAAGGTGTTCTTCCCTGAGGTCAGCCCGATCGTCGGCACGATCGCGGCGTTCGCAACCTTTGGTGTCGGGTTCCTGTTCCGGCCCCTCGGTGGAATCATCTTCGGCCACTACGGCGACCGTCTCGGACGTAAGTCCATGTTGGTCGTCGCGATGCTGGTGATGGGCGTGGCCACATTCCTGATCGGACTGATTCCGAGCTATGCCCAGATCGGAATCGCTGCTCCGGTGATTCTGCTGGTTCTGCGCGCAGTGCAAGGGATCGCAGTCGGTGGACAGTACGGCGGAGCCATGCTGATCGTGACCGAGAACGCCCCATCGAATCGGCGGGGCCTCTTCGGCAGCTTCGCGCAGGTGGGTCCGTCGCTTGCGGTGATCTTGTCCAATATCGTGTTTCTGGTCGTCGTCGCATCGATGAGCACGGAAGCGCTCCAATCGTGGGGCTGGCGCATCCCCTTCTTGCTCAGTGCGATTGTGGTCGCACTTGGTCTCTACATCCAGATCACCATCGAGGACTCGGACGAGTTCAAGCAGTTGCAGGCGCGTGCGGCCGAACAGAAGTCCGCGGATGTCCCGGTCCGGTCGCGGTCACCGATCGTCACGGCGTTGCGTGAGCACCCCCGCGAGGTTCTGCAGGCCGCTGGGATGATCCTGGTCGTTCAGGTGTACTACTACATCCTGACGGTGTTCCTCGTCTCGTTCGCCACCGAGGCGGGTGTGTCGAAGTCGACGGCACTGTGGGTGGTTCTCCTTTCCAGCGCGGTCACCGTCGCCTCGATTCCGATGTTCGCCCTGGTCTCGGACAAGGTTGGGCGCAAACGAGTTCTGGTGATCGCAGCGGTCGCGACAACCGCGTCAGCGTTCCCGTTCGTCATGCTCGTCGGTACCGGCAGCATCTGGTTGATGCTGGTCGCGGGCCTGCTCGCGGGCGTCACACTGGGCGCACTCTACGGCCCGATGGCTGCCTTCTACTACGAGATGTTCCCCGCCGAGGTGCGGTACTCGGGTGCATCCCTCGGTTATCAGCTCGGTGCAGTCCTCGGCGGCGGGTTCGCTCCCCTGATCGCGACGAGCCTATTTGCCTGGACCGGCACCGTGCTTTCGGTCGGTGCCTACGTGACCGCCGCGGGTCTTTTGAGCATCTGGGCGGTCGGTTCTGCCCGCGAGACCTATCGGCCGGCGGCGGCCAGCCGGTCGGAGGAAACGGTGGATGTGTCGTCGATCTGA